From one Campylobacter concisus genomic stretch:
- the infB gene encoding translation initiation factor IF-2 encodes MSNVRISEIANELGYPSKEIVEKAQELGLKVKTHSNAVSLEEAEAIYEYVQTGVIPDKFKKKKSEPKPKKEPKKEIEKESVKKEEKQKSEPKKATTKTESKSVKAETKKEAQILEEKQKIEPKKEEIKVEQKQVEAPRPKESLADVTQKRRGLVIVKKKKDYEAPIATKEEKKPEPSIANISDFKSMFSANDENLAKKKKKDKKVVVASKKDSAQKMDLLGGSDFGDIVLEDEDVVVLPDFSFKTPAPAPAQKTKQPNVMRTTVNNTINSFGEGGIQRRARKKHKKPENKQNSEAVTSINIPKEIRVYEFAEKLNKQPSEIIGKLFMLGMMTTKNDFLDEDAIEILADEFNVEVNIIDDQKEFDYVAAYEEEIKDDENLQPRAPVITIMGHVDHGKTSLLDYIRKSRVAVGEAGGITQHVGAYMVNKNGKNITFIDTPGHEAFTAMRARGAGVTDIVIIVVAADDGVKPQTKEAVSHAKAAGVPIIIAINKMDKESANPDLVKTGLAELDIMPTEWGGKYEFVPISAKTGMGIDDLLEIVLLQAELLELKANPKANAKATVIESSLQKGRGPVATIIVENGTLHVGDTVVAGVAYGKIRSLLNDQGKPLQDIKPGECGVIVGLSEIAEAGETLIGVKTDKEAREYAQKKAEYIRQKELSKSTKVSIDELSAKIAEGELKTLPVIIKADVGGSLEALKASLEKLANDEIRVNVIHSGVGGITQSDVALASASEDCIILGFNIRPTGEIKEKAKESGVEIKTYNVIYNLIDDVKAILGGLMSPIIREEQLGQAQVRQVIHVPKVGAIAGCIVTEGTINRGAKIRLIREGVVVYEGSVSSLKRFKDDVKEVAKGYECGVGIENFNDIRENDYIESFKEVKEKATL; translated from the coding sequence ATGAGCAATGTTAGGATTTCAGAGATCGCAAACGAGCTTGGCTATCCAAGTAAAGAGATAGTAGAAAAAGCTCAAGAGCTAGGATTAAAAGTCAAAACTCACTCAAATGCAGTTAGCCTTGAAGAGGCCGAAGCTATATATGAATATGTTCAAACTGGCGTGATACCAGATAAATTTAAAAAGAAAAAGAGTGAACCTAAACCAAAAAAAGAGCCTAAAAAAGAAATAGAAAAAGAGTCAGTAAAAAAAGAAGAAAAGCAAAAAAGTGAACCTAAAAAAGCTACTACTAAAACTGAGTCAAAGTCGGTAAAAGCTGAGACTAAGAAAGAGGCACAAATTTTAGAAGAAAAACAAAAAATTGAGCCTAAAAAAGAAGAAATCAAAGTAGAGCAAAAACAAGTCGAAGCTCCAAGACCAAAAGAGAGCTTGGCTGATGTGACTCAAAAAAGACGTGGCCTTGTGATAGTAAAAAAGAAAAAAGACTATGAAGCGCCAATTGCTACAAAAGAAGAGAAAAAGCCTGAGCCAAGCATAGCTAACATAAGCGATTTTAAAAGTATGTTTTCAGCAAATGATGAAAATTTAGCTAAGAAAAAGAAAAAAGATAAAAAAGTAGTTGTTGCAAGTAAAAAGGATAGCGCTCAGAAGATGGATCTGCTTGGCGGAAGTGATTTTGGTGACATTGTACTAGAAGATGAAGATGTAGTCGTTCTTCCTGATTTTAGTTTTAAAACCCCAGCACCAGCACCTGCTCAAAAGACAAAACAGCCAAATGTTATGAGAACTACGGTCAACAATACGATAAATTCATTTGGCGAAGGCGGCATTCAAAGAAGAGCTAGAAAAAAACACAAAAAGCCTGAAAATAAACAAAACAGTGAAGCTGTGACATCTATAAATATTCCAAAAGAAATTCGTGTTTATGAATTTGCTGAAAAGCTAAACAAACAGCCAAGCGAGATCATAGGTAAGTTATTTATGCTTGGTATGATGACAACTAAAAATGACTTTTTGGATGAAGATGCGATAGAAATTTTAGCCGATGAGTTTAATGTAGAGGTTAATATCATCGACGATCAAAAAGAATTTGACTACGTAGCAGCCTATGAGGAAGAGATAAAAGACGATGAAAATCTCCAGCCAAGAGCACCAGTTATAACCATCATGGGCCACGTTGATCATGGTAAAACTTCATTGCTTGATTACATAAGAAAATCACGTGTAGCAGTAGGAGAGGCCGGCGGTATCACTCAGCATGTTGGTGCTTATATGGTCAATAAAAACGGCAAAAACATCACATTTATCGACACTCCAGGTCACGAAGCGTTTACTGCTATGCGTGCAAGAGGTGCTGGTGTAACTGATATAGTTATCATTGTTGTTGCAGCAGATGACGGCGTAAAACCACAAACAAAAGAGGCAGTTAGTCACGCAAAAGCTGCTGGTGTACCAATAATCATCGCGATAAACAAAATGGATAAAGAGTCAGCAAATCCTGACCTGGTAAAGACTGGTCTTGCTGAGCTTGATATCATGCCAACAGAGTGGGGCGGAAAGTATGAATTTGTGCCAATCTCTGCAAAAACAGGCATGGGTATAGATGATCTACTTGAGATCGTACTTTTACAAGCTGAGCTTTTAGAACTAAAAGCAAATCCAAAGGCAAACGCAAAAGCAACTGTTATCGAGAGCTCACTTCAAAAAGGTCGTGGTCCAGTAGCTACTATCATCGTTGAAAATGGTACGCTTCATGTTGGAGATACTGTCGTAGCTGGTGTTGCATATGGAAAGATAAGAAGCTTGCTTAATGACCAAGGTAAGCCTTTGCAAGATATAAAACCAGGCGAATGCGGTGTGATAGTAGGTCTTAGCGAGATAGCAGAGGCAGGCGAGACGCTAATAGGCGTAAAAACTGATAAAGAGGCTCGTGAATACGCGCAGAAAAAGGCTGAATATATCCGCCAAAAAGAGCTTAGCAAGAGCACAAAAGTTAGTATTGATGAGCTTAGTGCTAAGATCGCTGAAGGTGAGTTAAAGACGCTTCCAGTTATTATTAAAGCTGACGTTGGTGGCTCACTTGAGGCGCTAAAAGCAAGTCTAGAAAAACTAGCAAATGATGAGATCAGGGTAAATGTCATCCACTCAGGTGTTGGCGGCATCACGCAAAGCGATGTAGCACTTGCTAGTGCGAGCGAAGACTGTATAATCCTTGGCTTTAACATAAGACCAACTGGCGAGATAAAAGAAAAGGCAAAAGAGAGTGGCGTTGAAATTAAAACTTATAACGTTATTTATAATTTAATTGACGACGTGAAAGCAATCTTGGGCGGACTAATGTCACCAATCATCAGAGAAGAGCAGCTTGGTCAAGCTCAGGTTCGTCAAGTGATCCATGTGCCAAAAGTTGGTGCTATCGCTGGATGTATCGTCACTGAGGGCACGATAAACAGAGGCGCAAAAATTCGCCTTATTAGAGAAGGTGTGGTCGTTTATGAGGGCTCAGTAAGTTCGCTCAAACGCTTCAAGGATGACGTTAAAGAGGTCGCTAAAGGCTACGAGTGTGGCGTTGGTATCGAAAATTTCAATGACATCAGAGAAAACGACTATATCGAAAGCTTCAAAGAAGTCAAGGAGAAAGCTACTCTATGA
- the thrB gene encoding homoserine kinase, with translation MNILVPATSANLGPGFDALGLSLKLFNSVKIEPAKFSSVSINGEGSGSVNLKRNNIFLSIFNEIFFELTGKNENFRVVFENNIPFSRGLGSSSAVVVGAIASAYEIAGFKASKDTVLNKAIIYETHPDNISPAVHGGFISAIVKNGNVYANKISLSDEIKAVVVIPNKPMSTSSSRQILPKNYTMKECVNNLSHAAFLTSCFYEKKYDLLKIASKDLMHEERRMHALEELFEVRKVAYENGALMSTLSGSGSSFLNIAYKDDAKNLQDILKSKFSDFRVEVFSFDNDGYEITQS, from the coding sequence TTGAATATCTTAGTCCCTGCAACAAGTGCGAATTTGGGCCCTGGTTTTGATGCTTTGGGGCTTAGTTTGAAGCTTTTTAATAGCGTAAAAATCGAGCCAGCAAAATTTAGCTCAGTGTCGATAAACGGCGAAGGCAGTGGAAGTGTAAATTTAAAGAGAAATAATATATTCTTAAGTATTTTTAATGAAATTTTTTTTGAGCTAACTGGTAAAAATGAAAATTTTAGAGTCGTTTTTGAAAATAATATCCCATTTTCAAGGGGGCTTGGCAGTAGCTCCGCTGTTGTCGTTGGAGCCATTGCTTCAGCATACGAAATAGCTGGTTTTAAGGCAAGTAAAGATACAGTTTTGAATAAAGCTATCATCTACGAAACCCATCCTGATAATATCTCACCAGCAGTTCACGGCGGATTTATCAGCGCGATCGTAAAAAATGGCAATGTTTACGCAAATAAAATAAGTTTAAGCGACGAGATAAAGGCGGTAGTTGTTATCCCAAATAAGCCAATGAGTACATCCTCGTCAAGACAAATTTTACCAAAGAACTATACGATGAAAGAGTGTGTAAATAACTTATCTCATGCCGCTTTTTTAACGTCTTGTTTTTATGAAAAAAAGTATGATCTCTTAAAAATAGCAAGCAAAGATTTGATGCATGAAGAGCGTAGAATGCATGCTTTAGAAGAGCTTTTTGAAGTTAGAAAAGTAGCTTATGAAAATGGTGCTTTAATGAGTACGCTTTCAGGCTCAGGCTCAAGCTTTTTAAATATCGCTTACAAAGATGATGCTAAAAATTTACAAGATATTTTAAAGAGTAAATTTAGTGATTTTAGGGTTGAGGTTTTTTCATTTGATAACGATGGATACGAAATTACGCAAAGCTAA
- a CDS encoding glycoprotease, translating into MVGVYKDGVKFDEITTDEHVSEALIKILENLSSKFNITKIIYANTPGSFMGLKVAYVILKTFSLAKGCEFYAVSGFSLNGSQAIRANKNLSFVLKDGEISLEKVEPVGFRLPLNLDELKLNSDTLPDYIIQAV; encoded by the coding sequence TTGGTTGGAGTCTATAAAGACGGCGTAAAATTTGATGAAATTACAACTGATGAACATGTCAGTGAAGCTTTGATAAAAATCTTAGAAAATTTATCCTCTAAATTTAATATCACAAAAATTATCTATGCAAATACGCCAGGCAGTTTTATGGGGCTAAAGGTGGCCTATGTCATCTTAAAGACTTTCTCTTTAGCAAAGGGTTGCGAATTTTATGCGGTTAGCGGCTTTAGCTTAAATGGCAGCCAAGCTATAAGGGCAAATAAAAATTTGAGCTTCGTTTTAAAGGATGGCGAAATTTCACTTGAAAAAGTGGAGCCAGTAGGATTTAGGTTGCCTTTAAATTTAGATGAATTAAAACTAAATTCAGATACACTTCCAGATTATATCATCCAAGCAGTTTAG
- the lpxC gene encoding UDP-3-O-acyl-N-acetylglucosamine deacetylase, which translates to MKQTTIARRVETVGIGLHKGEPIRLILEPLDANSGIILHREDLGISFKAEPKNVINTQMATVVGNEKGFISTIEHLMSAINGYGIDNIRISVDANEIPVMDGSAISFCMLLDEAGIRYLDAGKKVILVRREVEVVEGSKFVRTSPSRSPKFDYTIKFDHPVIGEQRYVFDFSKSSFIKNIARARTFGFLKDLQRLQAQNLALGASLDNAVAIDDTHILNPEGLRFENEFVRHKILDAIGDLSLLGAPLLGDYTAFAGSHDLNHKLTLALMADEKNYEISTLNGELLKEYQKVFA; encoded by the coding sequence TTGAAACAAACTACTATCGCAAGACGCGTTGAGACCGTTGGTATAGGGCTTCATAAAGGTGAGCCGATAAGACTTATACTAGAACCTCTTGATGCAAATTCTGGTATTATTTTGCACCGCGAAGATCTTGGTATTAGTTTTAAAGCTGAACCTAAAAATGTTATAAATACGCAGATGGCAACCGTTGTTGGCAACGAAAAGGGCTTTATTAGTACGATCGAACACCTGATGTCAGCCATAAATGGTTATGGTATTGATAATATTAGAATTTCTGTTGATGCAAATGAAATTCCTGTCATGGATGGCAGTGCGATAAGCTTTTGTATGCTACTTGATGAAGCTGGCATAAGATATCTTGATGCTGGCAAAAAAGTAATTCTTGTTAGGCGCGAAGTTGAAGTCGTTGAGGGTTCTAAATTTGTACGAACTTCACCTTCAAGAAGTCCAAAATTTGACTATACGATAAAATTTGATCATCCAGTTATTGGTGAACAAAGATATGTTTTTGATTTTAGTAAAAGTTCGTTTATAAAAAATATAGCTCGTGCTAGAACTTTTGGCTTTTTGAAAGATTTACAACGTTTACAAGCTCAAAATTTAGCTCTTGGTGCATCGCTTGATAATGCCGTGGCAATCGATGATACGCATATCCTAAATCCAGAAGGTTTGAGATTTGAAAATGAGTTTGTAAGGCACAAAATTTTAGATGCGATTGGCGATTTAAGCTTGCTTGGGGCGCCTTTGTTGGGCGATTATACAGCATTTGCTGGAAGTCACGATCTAAATCACAAATTAACTCTTGCTTTGATGGCCGATGAGAAAAACTACGAGATCTCAACTCTAAATGGTGAACTTCTAAAAGAGTATCAAAAGGTATTTGCATAG
- a CDS encoding M23 family metallopeptidase — protein MYRRGIGGFGIVVLLLILILAGGFGYALMSKDFERNEPIIGVADKVYWNLRTPMNIKFKDDSGIKFVRISMNDGKNDLNLLNQIIQNPSTELDVNLTFPKTGFFAQKDTYEMNIEAVDTSKWSFFTGNKASKKVEVVLDTSKPDLYVLSQSYSISKGGSAVVVFRATDNQLKEVYVQTNFGKKFKAVPFYKEGFYAALVAWPVQVENFSAEVIARDFAGNESKSHVRYFYENVKYKTSTIALNDRFLDGKIVDLTDQYAKDPSALSRLEKMRFVNETLRNSNEEKITALTTNPGDEMLTSFSVTPFYPLRNGKKVADFADHRYYTYNNEQVSESWHMGIDFASVAAAPIIASNAGRVVLASENGIYGLNIVIDHGFGLYSLYGHCSSTRVKEGDMVAAGDQIGTTGTSGLALGDHLHFGILVQGEEVRPQQWMDKKWIKDNITSVLDAAKAMIDKN, from the coding sequence ATGTATAGACGTGGAATTGGTGGTTTTGGTATTGTTGTGCTTTTGCTAATTTTAATTTTAGCCGGTGGTTTTGGCTATGCTTTGATGTCAAAAGATTTTGAGCGAAATGAACCAATAATCGGTGTTGCTGATAAGGTTTATTGGAATCTTAGAACCCCAATGAATATCAAATTTAAAGACGATAGCGGTATAAAATTTGTACGAATTAGTATGAATGATGGGAAAAATGATCTAAATTTATTAAATCAAATCATACAAAATCCAAGTACCGAGCTTGATGTAAATTTAACCTTTCCAAAGACTGGCTTTTTTGCTCAAAAAGATACTTATGAGATGAATATTGAAGCTGTAGATACTAGTAAATGGAGCTTTTTTACTGGCAACAAAGCTAGTAAAAAGGTTGAAGTGGTGCTTGATACTTCAAAGCCTGATCTTTACGTGCTTTCGCAGTCTTATTCTATCTCAAAAGGTGGTAGTGCGGTTGTGGTCTTTAGAGCGACTGATAACCAGCTAAAAGAGGTCTATGTGCAGACAAATTTTGGTAAGAAATTTAAGGCTGTCCCATTTTATAAAGAGGGCTTTTATGCAGCACTCGTTGCTTGGCCAGTTCAGGTTGAAAATTTTAGTGCTGAGGTCATTGCAAGAGACTTTGCAGGCAACGAAAGCAAGTCACATGTTAGATATTTTTACGAAAATGTAAAGTATAAAACTTCAACTATTGCATTAAATGATAGATTTTTAGATGGTAAGATAGTTGATTTAACTGATCAATATGCAAAAGATCCAAGCGCACTTTCAAGACTTGAAAAGATGAGATTTGTCAATGAAACGCTTAGAAATTCAAACGAAGAAAAAATAACAGCACTTACTACAAATCCTGGTGATGAGATGTTAACTAGCTTTAGTGTGACACCATTTTACCCACTAAGAAATGGTAAAAAAGTGGCTGACTTCGCCGATCACCGATACTATACATATAATAACGAGCAAGTAAGCGAATCTTGGCATATGGGAATAGACTTTGCAAGTGTGGCAGCGGCTCCTATAATAGCTAGTAATGCCGGCCGTGTCGTACTTGCATCTGAAAATGGAATTTATGGATTAAATATTGTGATAGATCATGGATTTGGGCTTTATTCGCTTTATGGACACTGCTCAAGCACTAGAGTAAAAGAGGGCGATATGGTGGCAGCTGGCGATCAGATAGGTACTACTGGAACTAGTGGTCTTGCGCTTGGAGATCACCTTCACTTTGGAATTTTAGTCCAAGGTGAAGAGGTAAGACCTCAACAATGGATGGATAAAAAGTGGATAAAAGACAATATCACAAGTGTCTTAGATGCTGCAAAAGCAATGATAGACAAGAACTAA
- a CDS encoding prephenate dehydrogenase produces the protein MKIGIIGLGLMGGSLGLALKDEKLISCVSGYDKDENHSKKALELGLVHEILSIDEMKKKCDIIFLAVPVEAIVSIVQNLTDISEDTTIIDFGSTKQKIIEAVPEKIRKNFIPAHPMAGTEYSGPEAAFKSLYTGATVIVCDFAESAEKHVKRSVELFSCLGMKIIFMSAKEHDHHVGLISHLPHAIAFSLASGILKEEDKRHIVALGGPTFKGMIRVAKSSPFMWSDIFKQNKNNVVEAINMFEKELNLCKDLIKDERWDELFAWMSDARAVREIL, from the coding sequence ATGAAAATAGGTATCATCGGACTTGGTCTTATGGGCGGCTCACTTGGGCTAGCATTAAAAGATGAAAAATTAATCTCTTGTGTTAGCGGATACGACAAAGATGAAAATCATAGCAAAAAGGCCTTAGAGCTTGGCTTGGTGCATGAAATTTTAAGCATTGACGAGATGAAAAAGAAGTGTGACATCATCTTTTTGGCTGTACCAGTCGAGGCTATCGTGAGCATCGTGCAAAATTTAACTGATATCAGCGAAGATACAACTATTATTGATTTTGGCTCAACTAAACAAAAGATCATCGAGGCAGTACCAGAAAAAATTCGTAAAAATTTCATCCCAGCTCACCCGATGGCAGGTACTGAGTATTCTGGTCCAGAGGCTGCCTTTAAATCACTTTACACAGGAGCAACTGTTATCGTTTGTGACTTTGCAGAAAGCGCAGAAAAACATGTAAAAAGAAGCGTGGAGTTATTTTCTTGCCTTGGCATGAAGATTATTTTTATGAGTGCGAAAGAACATGATCATCACGTGGGTCTTATTTCGCATTTGCCTCATGCGATTGCATTTTCGCTTGCTAGTGGGATATTAAAAGAAGAGGATAAAAGGCATATTGTAGCACTAGGTGGACCTACATTTAAGGGCATGATACGTGTTGCAAAGAGTTCGCCTTTTATGTGGAGCGATATCTTTAAGCAGAATAAAAATAATGTTGTTGAAGCTATAAATATGTTTGAAAAAGAGCTAAATTTGTGCAAAGATCTCATCAAAGATGAACGCTGGGACGAACTTTTTGCCTGGATGAGCGACGCTAGGGCTGTAAGAGAAATTTTGTAA
- the bamA gene encoding outer membrane protein assembly factor BamA gives MKKKLFLLALAFSGLSAQTIQSINFKGLIHLSPEVASQIMGLKVGQDLTPKLSDKAITNLYKQNYFDDIYIEDTGNGNLLVAVKEKPSVARVDLKGVVTNDKTAIESLINIKPGNMYDELTIEKTKERIRQYYESKGYFDTVVDVEKQPVADNDSSLFITLNINRGENMIIKNVNLVGAKEFDYDDIEPVVANKSREFMGWLWGRNDGKVKLFELENDPARIQDKYFQKGYLDATISSPYLNSSFDNYTADLTYYVHEGEPYKVSNVSITAPEELELDTEKIIDDFRLEAGDTMNSARLRQDMKKLDDMVADKGYAFVKVYPKTDKFDENKTVDIDYEVDPGEKVYIRNVQISGNDRTVDRVVRRELYLTEGNLYSRTDLQDSKDALKRTSYFDDVEIEEDPVDKNTVDLKVKVKEASTGSISGGIGYGSSDGLLLNAALSDTNIFGSGLQGQVSVDKSDRELSGQISLTNPRIFDSEYSLGGTLYANDYDWRTYKERSYGFSTTLGRKLTRNLSASLTYNIEQSKITLKDDELRDINTKTKKEIYREGKAIKSAITPALTYNSTDDYYLPRRGIIASTSFEIAGLGGDIDFIKNRTNFNYYLGLREYIDYDLILRYKASFGKIWERGYTPINERLYLGGIRSLRGYESRTVSPKVKYNGDYYEYGGETSFNNSAEISFPIIDRVKMRGVVFYDYGMIGENSLNEIKRSSVGTGIEWITPIGPLQLIFAKALKPKEGDDTNTFEFTIGRRF, from the coding sequence ATGAAAAAGAAATTATTTTTATTAGCATTAGCTTTCAGTGGACTAAGCGCACAAACAATCCAGTCAATAAATTTTAAAGGCCTAATTCACCTTTCGCCTGAAGTAGCAAGCCAAATAATGGGCCTAAAAGTCGGTCAGGATTTGACTCCAAAGCTTAGCGATAAGGCGATCACAAATTTATACAAACAAAATTATTTCGACGATATCTACATAGAAGATACAGGCAATGGCAATCTTTTAGTAGCTGTAAAAGAGAAGCCAAGTGTTGCGAGAGTCGATCTAAAAGGCGTCGTAACAAATGATAAAACTGCGATCGAGTCGCTAATCAACATCAAACCAGGCAATATGTATGATGAGCTTACAATAGAAAAAACTAAAGAGAGAATTCGTCAGTATTATGAGTCAAAGGGTTATTTTGATACCGTTGTAGACGTAGAAAAACAACCAGTTGCAGATAACGACAGCTCACTTTTTATAACACTTAACATAAACCGTGGCGAAAATATGATAATCAAAAATGTAAATTTAGTCGGTGCAAAAGAGTTTGATTATGACGACATTGAGCCAGTAGTTGCAAATAAAAGTAGAGAATTTATGGGCTGGCTTTGGGGCAGAAATGATGGTAAAGTTAAACTTTTTGAGCTTGAAAATGATCCGGCAAGAATACAAGACAAATATTTCCAAAAAGGCTATTTAGACGCGACTATTTCGTCACCTTATTTAAATTCATCGTTTGATAATTACACGGCTGATCTCACTTATTATGTTCATGAAGGTGAGCCTTATAAGGTTTCAAATGTAAGCATTACGGCACCTGAAGAGCTAGAGCTTGATACTGAAAAGATCATAGATGACTTTAGGCTTGAGGCTGGCGATACGATGAACTCAGCAAGACTTCGCCAAGATATGAAAAAGCTCGATGATATGGTTGCTGATAAAGGTTATGCATTTGTAAAAGTCTATCCAAAAACTGATAAATTTGATGAAAATAAAACTGTCGATATTGATTATGAAGTAGATCCTGGCGAAAAAGTATATATAAGAAATGTTCAAATTTCAGGAAACGATAGGACTGTTGACCGCGTTGTAAGACGCGAACTTTATCTAACTGAAGGAAATTTATATAGCAGAACCGACCTTCAAGACTCAAAAGATGCATTAAAAAGAACAAGCTACTTTGACGATGTTGAGATAGAAGAAGATCCAGTTGATAAAAATACTGTCGATCTAAAAGTAAAAGTAAAAGAGGCTTCGACTGGCTCAATAAGCGGCGGTATCGGATACGGCAGTAGTGACGGACTATTATTAAATGCAGCACTTTCTGACACAAATATCTTTGGCTCTGGCCTTCAAGGACAAGTAAGCGTAGATAAGAGCGACAGAGAGCTTTCAGGCCAGATAAGTCTTACAAACCCAAGAATTTTTGACTCAGAGTATAGCCTTGGTGGAACACTTTACGCAAATGACTATGACTGGAGAACATATAAAGAGAGAAGCTATGGCTTTAGCACAACACTAGGTAGAAAACTAACTAGAAATTTAAGTGCATCACTTACTTACAACATTGAGCAAAGCAAAATTACTTTAAAAGATGATGAACTAAGAGATATCAACACAAAAACTAAAAAAGAAATTTATAGAGAAGGTAAAGCTATAAAAAGCGCTATAACTCCGGCTTTAACATATAATAGCACCGATGATTATTACTTGCCAAGACGTGGCATCATAGCTAGTACATCATTTGAGATAGCTGGACTTGGTGGCGATATAGACTTTATCAAAAATCGCACAAATTTTAACTACTACCTAGGTCTTAGAGAGTACATCGACTACGATCTTATCTTAAGATACAAAGCAAGCTTTGGCAAAATTTGGGAAAGAGGATATACTCCGATCAACGAAAGACTTTACCTTGGTGGTATAAGAAGTTTACGTGGTTACGAGAGCAGAACCGTATCTCCAAAGGTAAAATATAATGGCGACTACTACGAATATGGCGGCGAAACTTCGTTTAATAATTCAGCTGAAATAAGCTTCCCTATAATAGATCGTGTCAAAATGCGTGGTGTTGTATTTTACGACTATGGTATGATCGGTGAAAATAGTCTAAACGAGATAAAAAGATCATCAGTTGGTACAGGTATCGAGTGGATAACACCTATCGGACCACTTCAACTAATCTTCGCAAAAGCTCTTAAACCTAAAGAGGGCGATGATACAAATACATTTGAATTTACTATCGGAAGACGCTTCTAA
- the accD gene encoding acetyl-CoA carboxylase, carboxyltransferase subunit beta: MNFSDIFSKIRKAQPRPEEAPTHWVKCDNCHSLMYYKEVEACFNVCPKCGYHMRLKATDRINLICDEDSFVEFDANLKPVDPLNFVDKKSYKKRITENKEKTGHTSSVICGEGKCDGQEIQLVVFDFGFMGGSLASVEGEKIVRAIKRAIEKRQALVIVSASGGARMQESTFSLMQMSKTSAALKLLDEAKLPYISILTDPTMGGVSASFASLGDLIIAEPGALIGFAGQRVIKQTIGADLPEGFQRAEFLLEHGLIDAIVPRSEHKKYISDMVKFLTNNKTIHQKDNQDESGNNFELKLKTKG; the protein is encoded by the coding sequence ATGAATTTCTCAGACATTTTTTCAAAGATAAGAAAAGCTCAACCTCGTCCAGAAGAAGCACCTACACACTGGGTAAAATGCGACAACTGTCACTCACTGATGTACTACAAAGAAGTTGAAGCTTGTTTTAATGTATGCCCTAAATGCGGTTATCATATGAGACTAAAAGCTACTGATCGCATAAATTTGATCTGTGATGAAGATAGCTTTGTAGAATTTGACGCAAATTTAAAACCGGTAGATCCATTAAATTTTGTTGATAAAAAATCATACAAAAAAAGAATCACAGAAAATAAAGAAAAAACAGGACACACAAGCTCAGTGATATGTGGCGAAGGTAAATGCGACGGACAAGAGATCCAGCTAGTTGTTTTTGACTTTGGCTTCATGGGTGGTTCGCTAGCTTCAGTTGAGGGTGAAAAGATCGTAAGAGCGATAAAACGAGCAATAGAAAAACGCCAAGCTTTAGTCATAGTGAGTGCTTCAGGTGGAGCTAGAATGCAAGAGAGCACATTCTCTTTGATGCAAATGTCAAAGACATCAGCTGCTTTAAAACTACTTGATGAAGCGAAACTACCTTACATCTCAATACTTACTGATCCGACAATGGGTGGTGTTAGCGCCTCTTTTGCTTCGCTTGGAGATCTAATAATCGCTGAACCTGGCGCTTTAATAGGCTTTGCCGGTCAAAGGGTCATCAAACAAACCATTGGTGCTGACCTTCCAGAGGGATTTCAAAGAGCCGAGTTTTTATTAGAACATGGCTTAATCGATGCTATTGTGCCAAGAAGCGAACATAAAAAATATATAAGCGATATGGTTAAATTTCTCACAAATAATAAGACAATACATCAAAAAGATAACCAAGATGAGAGTGGAAACAACTTTGAACTAAAGCTAAAAACCAAAGGCTAA
- a CDS encoding 23S rRNA (pseudouridine(1915)-N(3))-methyltransferase RlmH, whose product MEISVFSIQKSSRDNFENEIQEYIKMSAKFAKINDKVFFNEKIAKAQSTGKSEALRAYDEIYEPNLKGFCVMLDENGLQLDSQEFAQILNSNSQINFFIGGAYGLSQNLKNKAQKIVSLSKMTMAHKVAKLVLFEQIFRALCINANHPYHK is encoded by the coding sequence TTGGAAATTTCAGTTTTTAGCATTCAAAAATCATCACGTGACAACTTTGAAAACGAGATACAAGAATATATAAAAATGAGTGCAAAATTTGCCAAGATAAACGATAAAGTCTTTTTCAATGAAAAAATAGCAAAAGCTCAAAGTACTGGAAAAAGCGAAGCATTAAGAGCTTATGATGAAATTTATGAGCCAAATTTAAAAGGCTTTTGCGTAATGCTTGATGAAAATGGCTTGCAACTTGACAGCCAAGAATTCGCACAAATTTTAAACTCAAATTCACAAATTAACTTTTTCATAGGTGGAGCTTATGGCCTTAGCCAAAATTTAAAGAATAAAGCGCAAAAAATTGTAAGCTTAAGCAAGATGACGATGGCACATAAGGTTGCCAAGCTTGTACTTTTTGAGCAAATTTTTAGAGCACTTTGCATAAATGCAAACCACCCATATCACAAATAA